One Chryseobacterium sp. StRB126 genomic region harbors:
- a CDS encoding DUF3817 domain-containing protein encodes MDFIEKFFSKYSQERLIKWFKQICLAEAISCILLYCIAMIWIRYDENLYSIIFISVVGSLHGLFFTVYLLLCIPARKIYNWDDEDFVFALLAAFFPFATVWVDKKLAKFDRE; translated from the coding sequence ATGGACTTCATCGAAAAATTTTTCTCAAAATATTCCCAGGAAAGGCTTATCAAATGGTTTAAACAGATTTGCCTTGCAGAGGCCATTTCATGTATTTTATTGTATTGTATTGCTATGATCTGGATTCGGTATGATGAAAATTTGTATTCTATTATTTTCATCAGCGTTGTGGGCAGTTTACATGGATTATTTTTTACGGTTTATCTTTTACTTTGCATTCCTGCAAGAAAAATTTACAATTGGGACGATGAAGATTTTGTGTTCGCCCTATTAGCTGCATTTTTCCCCTTTGCTACGGTATGGGTGGATAAAAAACTAGCTAAATTCGACAGAGAATAA
- the nadD gene encoding nicotinate (nicotinamide) nucleotide adenylyltransferase, protein MKKIGLFFGSFNPIHIGHLILANYILENTDMDELWFVVSPQNPFKDKKSLLKDHNRLDMVQLAVKNYPNMRASNVEFSLPKPSYTIDTLTYLHEKYPDYSFSLIMGEDNLDSLNKWKNADALIKNHHIIVYPRVFEGEKKDSEYLQHENISMIKAPVIELSATEIRNMIKDGKNVRPMLPPEVFEYLDGSNFYK, encoded by the coding sequence ATGAAAAAAATTGGTCTATTCTTCGGATCTTTTAACCCGATCCATATCGGACATCTTATTTTAGCTAATTATATTCTGGAAAATACGGATATGGATGAACTATGGTTTGTAGTGAGTCCTCAAAATCCGTTTAAGGATAAAAAGTCGTTGCTAAAAGACCACAACAGGTTGGATATGGTACAACTAGCAGTGAAAAACTATCCGAATATGCGTGCTTCCAATGTAGAGTTTTCTCTTCCGAAGCCAAGTTATACTATTGATACCCTTACTTATCTTCATGAGAAGTATCCGGACTACTCTTTCAGCCTGATTATGGGAGAAGACAATCTGGATAGCCTTAACAAATGGAAAAATGCTGATGCCCTGATTAAAAATCATCATATCATTGTTTACCCAAGGGTATTTGAAGGAGAAAAGAAAGATTCTGAGTATCTTCAGCATGAGAATATCTCTATGATAAAAGCTCCAGTGATAGAACTTTCTGCTACTGAAATTCGTAATATGATAAAAGACGGTAAGAATGTAAGACCTATGTTGCCACCTGAAGTTTTTGAATATTTGGATGGTAGTAATTTTTATAAGTAA
- a CDS encoding outer membrane beta-barrel family protein gives MKTQILIAALFFSGLVAAQQKKDSLKVNAIESVNIKKQVFKKQGDRLVYDVAASPIAKGTNTFNLLKQTPMISSIDGKTLKILGKSDAIIYINNKKSNMDAEALIEMLKSTPSEDIQKIEVITVPGSEFQVESKEGVINIVMKKNKNNGYNGTLKMQNEQAYYNNPNAGGSFNFRQGKWSGNSNFRMGSWTERQRYTLSNGDPTFRNESYGTNDDPNKNFGGGFNVDYEINKKQSLGLSYNMRYNKSFNSILDMTNWQNGQLSDRTVNHENAQTRNHSFNLNYEIKTDSIGSKLTSNVSYLWFNRDKVSFNESIPLGIDPSTEEYKKRYSALQQSVPQIINNYAANIDFLKKTAKGATWLMGISYNYTNTDNDTQQDKLIGGEFVMDPKQTNHFIYKENILGIYLNYERKLTEKLSGKIGARYEMTRSTGDILGKTGFERNYNNLLPYLNLNYAINSDHNLSYTFSSRIRRPRFWELNPSRTYFTPTNYTQNNPFVLAAKFYNQELNYMYKNAFYANLSYTMVDDAAASDLLPLQGILTTPQKDENGNYVYDAAGNMLMDKIRFLRYIRTNYGKNREIGLTLGMNKSWFKEIWTTNYSVNLAYNTYTGGVWQDPTSQLGPYESEELEPYIVDVKNYNMSVTLNNIIRLSSKKDWFLGVNYYFGSKVAMEGGTIGVRQSFDISVKKIIGDWTILAEGNDIFNQSFYRVNGVQPNGKYNNITNFSYPRLISIGVTYNFGNQKLKKAREMKSANDAVKSRT, from the coding sequence ATGAAAACTCAAATTCTCATTGCAGCTCTATTCTTCAGCGGGCTTGTTGCCGCCCAGCAGAAAAAAGATAGTTTGAAAGTAAATGCTATTGAGTCCGTTAATATCAAGAAACAGGTTTTCAAAAAACAGGGAGACCGTCTTGTTTACGATGTAGCCGCATCTCCTATTGCTAAAGGCACCAATACTTTTAACCTTTTGAAGCAAACTCCTATGATTTCCAGCATTGATGGTAAAACATTGAAGATTCTTGGAAAATCTGATGCAATTATTTACATCAACAATAAAAAAAGCAACATGGATGCTGAGGCATTAATTGAAATGCTAAAGTCTACTCCATCAGAAGATATCCAAAAAATTGAGGTGATTACGGTTCCCGGAAGTGAGTTTCAGGTGGAATCTAAGGAAGGGGTTATCAATATTGTAATGAAGAAGAACAAAAATAATGGCTACAATGGAACTTTGAAAATGCAGAACGAGCAGGCTTATTACAACAATCCTAATGCAGGAGGATCTTTTAACTTCAGACAGGGAAAATGGTCAGGAAATTCTAATTTCAGAATGGGAAGCTGGACGGAAAGACAAAGATATACGCTTTCTAACGGAGACCCAACCTTCAGAAATGAGTCTTATGGGACTAATGATGATCCTAATAAAAACTTCGGTGGTGGATTTAATGTTGATTACGAGATCAACAAAAAACAAAGTCTGGGACTTTCTTATAACATGAGATATAATAAAAGTTTCAATTCTATTCTGGATATGACGAACTGGCAAAACGGACAATTATCCGACAGAACAGTGAATCATGAAAATGCCCAGACAAGAAATCACTCTTTCAATTTAAATTATGAAATAAAAACAGATTCTATAGGCAGTAAACTTACTTCTAATGTTTCCTATTTATGGTTTAACAGGGATAAAGTAAGCTTTAATGAAAGCATCCCATTGGGTATTGATCCTTCAACTGAAGAGTATAAAAAGAGATACTCTGCTTTACAACAGTCTGTACCGCAAATCATCAACAATTATGCTGCTAATATAGACTTCCTGAAAAAAACAGCTAAAGGAGCAACATGGTTAATGGGAATAAGTTATAATTACACTAATACAGATAATGATACTCAACAGGATAAATTAATAGGTGGTGAATTTGTAATGGATCCAAAACAAACCAATCATTTCATTTACAAAGAAAATATTTTAGGTATTTATCTGAACTATGAAAGAAAGCTGACTGAAAAGTTATCCGGAAAAATTGGAGCCCGTTATGAAATGACAAGAAGTACAGGAGATATCCTTGGAAAAACAGGATTTGAAAGAAATTATAATAATCTGCTTCCTTATCTGAATTTAAATTATGCTATCAATTCTGATCACAATTTAAGTTACACTTTCTCCAGCAGAATCAGAAGGCCGAGATTCTGGGAACTGAATCCATCCAGAACATATTTCACTCCAACCAATTATACTCAGAATAATCCATTTGTGCTTGCTGCTAAGTTTTATAATCAAGAGTTGAACTATATGTACAAAAATGCATTCTATGCCAATCTTAGTTATACAATGGTAGACGATGCCGCAGCTTCTGACCTGCTTCCTTTACAGGGAATTTTAACCACTCCACAAAAGGATGAAAATGGTAATTACGTATACGATGCAGCAGGTAATATGCTTATGGACAAAATAAGATTCCTGAGATACATCAGAACCAATTATGGGAAGAACAGAGAAATAGGTTTAACACTTGGGATGAACAAATCCTGGTTTAAAGAGATCTGGACAACCAACTATTCTGTAAATCTCGCATATAATACTTATACGGGCGGAGTATGGCAAGATCCCACTTCTCAACTGGGTCCATATGAGTCGGAAGAACTGGAACCTTATATCGTAGATGTTAAAAACTATAATATGTCTGTAACCCTTAACAATATCATTCGTCTTTCTTCTAAAAAAGACTGGTTTTTAGGAGTTAATTATTATTTCGGAAGCAAAGTAGCCATGGAAGGCGGAACAATAGGGGTAAGACAAAGCTTTGATATCAGTGTGAAGAAAATTATTGGTGACTGGACGATCCTTGCAGAAGGTAATGACATATTTAATCAGAGTTTCTACAGAGTTAATGGGGTACAGCCTAATGGAAAATACAATAATATAACCAACTTCAGTTATCCTCGATTAATAAGTATTGGAGTAACCTACAATTTCGGAAATCAGAAACTGAAAAAAGCAAGGGAAATGAAATCAGCGAATGATGCTGTAAAATCAAGAACCTAA